From Methanothrix sp., the proteins below share one genomic window:
- a CDS encoding C25 family cysteine peptidase: MRAMYLAVLLLLLVSQAGAVFERGAKSDVDEMILVGGHDWHAVVASVPLSTWSEENTTVVKPMLILPREVKTGRRLGWVEGTDLERYGMDAILQSMISGNISAMVIHGSGEDVKTLVKTAQKQGMKVYMTVSLEPESDEGMWTSTSLVKTNDSTLAGMIRDAFRGVELSKSLEEGNDTEIEGYSLDANGNRGSLLCPVNPNVREDLYARIEEIIDEYKVDGVVLYRFGFEGDGYCFCDVCKEEFYRDTGLDLTRIGSSGYNYQKWLSWREQKVLEIAREARNITRNLGPVELGIAIDEPFDKSKGYNLYDLSGTSDFVIISSVPVRDAELAARVTDTPVYVRLSDDYVEYMLSTQNVEGALNYIESLVGSGCDGILFEYNVVYTPLWSELEPPSKAAQWLIKALGMRTLGIGDVSWACNDTIRYNSSEELAVLVSSRWIYSPGAVLVGENYTAGIQAATVASYLNWPVLFFSANISNTTLSEIERLGCRDAIIAGDAPPDVVRSLEEINVTVHRYDLDLLLREMRARNDSVRSMVLTNSHDISLIPPKPESKIKRAIVKDLWITVETTPASIPSEEAGEVVRMNITLRNTGTEPLKGISLVDMFASGRYVRMPIYYKGKLSITDPISKEPSDPAGAFFNGSILTWDLEKIDPDESVSLNLEVVVLHPMDAGWVQPLDRGMTVRYTGVEDNVTVKTENDGPVSEITYPGEMPVGTAIVTWNVTEPHSYTALRLFSPHGLIGYVRFSAGSNGYRAALPMPEPGSWLFNIEVGGGTEYRTKNMTIEVRSTLPPNNVTAFSHTKVPKLSLASMQVAAAKHAIVMDVAKDPQYVDPEDVEEWLRESVEEMELRPEYLLVVGDPGSLPFPTTGVKQELEGDPFSFDIYRDYRIEMDDDNYTEVATGRFIGLSVYDVSQMVARTLSYDRLQGNWKNTSLVVATPVEWPWSPVPIRIKEYLADAGLNSRDLRWEEATFQRVSAFMNNGVGIVHFDHHGSEKGWALSSWAMTDSFLDETQVKQFVLAPQLTTSNSCLSARLKGFSINVSGTEMYIPMRLDDSIALAFVRAGAVGYVGSSALVWIYVSEDYNKRFYQALVFENATAGGAMSQAENLYIMKMDGAEKISFERIEEMLPPWEYSMKEMMNQTASSFMLFGDPEFRPYLPKTPELPYRIDEVKGNDTVAVSVSPISEQATDWLYWLGVDSTDGEISLNAPPAIIAEVLLPRDAEDVVVKEGSRVVWHAEDVSGEHKRVMWPVINPRLGDTRSFSVEYRVVPEEIQIINITAGWNAVSIYVKPRDPRVEKYIKGKPYRGIFTVSDDAWSYSLKDSMITNITTLEPGMGYIIDSYDDFTMKISGKPVERPYRLKLRPGWNLIGLPVNESLAPMNITVNTEHRRYSFSEAVEKGLISAFMWKYEDDDWKPLKMDEPMEPGRAYLIEVTKECRLEFR; this comes from the coding sequence ATGCGCGCCATGTATCTTGCAGTTCTTCTACTGCTTCTGGTATCACAGGCAGGTGCTGTGTTCGAGAGGGGGGCGAAATCAGATGTCGATGAGATGATACTCGTCGGCGGACACGACTGGCATGCTGTTGTGGCATCGGTGCCGCTCTCGACATGGAGCGAGGAGAACACCACTGTGGTGAAGCCGATGCTGATACTCCCGAGGGAGGTGAAGACCGGAAGGCGGCTCGGCTGGGTGGAGGGCACAGATCTTGAGAGGTACGGCATGGACGCCATCCTCCAGTCGATGATATCCGGCAACATCTCCGCGATGGTGATCCACGGCTCCGGCGAGGACGTCAAGACCCTCGTCAAAACAGCTCAGAAGCAGGGAATGAAGGTTTACATGACCGTCTCCCTGGAGCCGGAAAGCGATGAGGGGATGTGGACATCAACCTCACTGGTAAAAACGAACGATTCGACCCTGGCCGGAATGATCCGCGATGCGTTCAGGGGTGTCGAGCTCAGTAAGAGCCTGGAGGAGGGAAACGATACAGAGATCGAGGGATACTCTCTGGATGCAAACGGGAACCGGGGCTCTCTACTGTGCCCTGTGAATCCGAATGTCAGGGAGGATCTGTACGCCAGGATCGAGGAGATCATAGATGAGTACAAGGTGGATGGGGTGGTGCTGTACAGGTTCGGCTTCGAGGGAGATGGCTACTGCTTCTGCGATGTCTGCAAGGAGGAGTTCTACAGAGATACAGGGCTGGACCTGACGAGGATAGGGTCCTCAGGTTACAACTACCAGAAGTGGCTCTCGTGGAGGGAGCAGAAGGTCCTGGAGATCGCGCGAGAGGCGCGTAACATAACCAGAAATCTCGGGCCGGTGGAGCTCGGCATCGCCATAGACGAACCCTTTGACAAATCGAAGGGCTACAATCTCTATGATCTCTCCGGTACCTCAGACTTCGTTATAATTTCCTCAGTGCCGGTGCGAGATGCGGAGCTCGCCGCCAGGGTGACTGATACGCCGGTATATGTGAGGCTCAGCGATGATTATGTCGAGTACATGCTCTCCACCCAGAACGTTGAGGGCGCTCTGAACTACATCGAGAGTCTGGTCGGATCAGGATGTGACGGCATCTTGTTCGAGTACAACGTCGTTTACACACCGCTCTGGTCTGAGCTCGAGCCGCCATCGAAGGCAGCTCAGTGGCTCATAAAGGCGCTCGGCATGAGGACGCTCGGCATCGGAGATGTCTCCTGGGCATGCAATGATACGATAAGGTACAACAGCAGCGAGGAGCTGGCGGTGCTTGTGAGCAGCCGGTGGATTTACTCCCCAGGCGCGGTTCTGGTCGGTGAGAACTACACTGCAGGGATCCAGGCAGCTACAGTGGCCTCTTACCTGAACTGGCCTGTTCTGTTCTTCTCCGCCAACATATCGAACACCACGCTCTCAGAGATCGAGAGGCTCGGTTGCAGGGATGCCATCATCGCAGGAGACGCGCCACCTGACGTGGTCAGGAGTCTGGAGGAGATTAACGTCACAGTCCACAGATACGATCTGGATCTTCTTCTGAGAGAGATGAGGGCGCGCAACGATTCCGTCAGATCAATGGTGCTGACAAACAGCCATGACATATCCCTGATACCTCCAAAGCCGGAGAGCAAAATAAAGAGGGCGATCGTAAAGGATCTCTGGATCACTGTCGAGACCACGCCTGCGAGCATTCCATCAGAGGAGGCCGGTGAGGTCGTGAGGATGAACATAACGCTCAGGAACACCGGCACAGAGCCCCTGAAGGGTATAAGTCTCGTCGACATGTTCGCAAGCGGCCGGTATGTGAGAATGCCGATATACTACAAGGGAAAGCTCTCGATCACCGACCCGATATCCAAAGAGCCGTCTGATCCAGCAGGCGCGTTCTTCAACGGCTCGATACTCACGTGGGATCTCGAGAAGATCGACCCGGACGAGTCGGTATCCCTGAACCTAGAGGTCGTGGTTTTACACCCGATGGATGCCGGCTGGGTGCAGCCTCTCGACAGGGGCATGACGGTCAGGTACACCGGCGTTGAGGATAACGTCACTGTGAAGACCGAGAACGACGGGCCGGTCTCGGAGATAACGTACCCAGGAGAGATGCCCGTCGGGACTGCGATAGTCACATGGAACGTCACTGAGCCGCACAGCTACACGGCCCTCCGGCTATTCAGCCCGCACGGGCTGATAGGCTACGTGAGGTTCAGCGCCGGGTCGAACGGATACCGCGCAGCTCTTCCGATGCCGGAGCCTGGAAGCTGGTTGTTCAATATTGAGGTCGGCGGCGGCACAGAGTACCGGACGAAGAACATGACCATAGAGGTGAGGTCGACACTGCCGCCGAACAACGTGACAGCGTTCAGCCACACAAAGGTGCCGAAGCTATCTCTGGCATCGATGCAGGTTGCGGCAGCAAAGCACGCCATTGTGATGGATGTGGCAAAGGATCCGCAGTATGTGGATCCAGAAGATGTGGAGGAGTGGCTGCGCGAGAGCGTGGAGGAGATGGAGCTGAGGCCTGAGTACCTATTGGTGGTCGGAGACCCCGGATCGCTTCCATTCCCGACGACCGGTGTGAAGCAGGAGCTCGAGGGAGATCCATTCTCCTTTGATATTTACAGGGATTACAGGATAGAGATGGATGACGACAACTACACAGAGGTGGCGACCGGCCGGTTCATAGGTCTCAGCGTATATGACGTCTCGCAGATGGTTGCCAGGACGCTGAGCTACGACAGGCTTCAGGGCAACTGGAAGAACACATCGCTCGTTGTGGCCACGCCTGTTGAGTGGCCCTGGAGCCCGGTGCCGATCAGGATAAAGGAGTATCTTGCGGACGCCGGCCTGAACTCGAGAGACCTGCGATGGGAGGAGGCGACATTCCAGAGGGTCTCGGCGTTCATGAACAATGGCGTGGGGATAGTCCACTTCGATCACCATGGTTCGGAGAAGGGCTGGGCGCTCTCGAGCTGGGCGATGACAGACTCGTTCCTGGATGAGACGCAGGTCAAGCAGTTCGTTCTCGCTCCGCAGCTCACAACGAGCAACTCATGTCTTAGCGCCAGACTGAAGGGATTCAGCATCAACGTGAGCGGCACGGAGATGTACATACCCATGAGGCTCGACGACTCGATAGCCCTCGCGTTCGTCAGGGCTGGAGCCGTGGGATATGTGGGATCGTCCGCGCTTGTGTGGATATACGTATCAGAGGACTACAACAAGCGCTTCTACCAGGCGCTGGTGTTCGAGAATGCAACCGCGGGCGGGGCCATGAGCCAGGCTGAGAACCTGTACATCATGAAGATGGATGGCGCGGAGAAGATATCCTTCGAGAGGATAGAGGAGATGCTGCCGCCATGGGAGTACTCCATGAAGGAGATGATGAACCAGACGGCGAGCAGCTTCATGCTCTTCGGAGATCCTGAGTTCAGGCCTTATCTTCCAAAAACACCGGAGCTTCCGTACAGGATAGATGAGGTCAAGGGCAACGATACTGTTGCAGTTTCCGTCTCCCCCATCTCAGAGCAGGCCACGGACTGGCTCTACTGGCTCGGCGTGGACAGCACCGACGGGGAGATCAGCCTCAACGCGCCTCCTGCGATCATAGCTGAGGTGCTGCTTCCCAGGGATGCGGAGGATGTCGTGGTCAAAGAAGGGTCCAGGGTCGTGTGGCATGCGGAGGATGTATCAGGAGAGCACAAGCGTGTTATGTGGCCTGTCATCAACCCGCGGCTCGGAGATACTAGGAGCTTCTCAGTTGAATACCGCGTCGTCCCCGAGGAGATCCAGATCATAAACATCACCGCCGGCTGGAACGCGGTCTCCATATACGTCAAGCCCAGGGATCCGCGCGTGGAGAAGTACATCAAGGGCAAGCCATACCGGGGAATATTCACGGTGTCCGATGATGCCTGGAGCTACTCGCTGAAGGACTCGATGATCACGAACATAACAACCCTCGAGCCTGGAATGGGCTACATAATCGACAGCTATGATGATTTCACCATGAAGATATCCGGCAAGCCTGTGGAGCGACCGTACAGGCTCAAGCTGAGACCCGGCTGGAATCTGATCGGGCTGCCTGTGAACGAATCGCTGGCTCCCATGAACATCACCGTCAACACAGAGCACCGGCGGTACAGCTTCTCAGAGGCGGTCGAGAAGGGTCTGATCTCGGCATTCATGTGGAAGTATGAGGATGACGACTGGAAGCCGCTGAAGATGGACGAGCCGATGGAGCCGGGAAGGGCATACCTGATAGAGGTCACGAAGGAGTGCAGGCTGGAGTTCAGGTGA
- a CDS encoding phosphate ABC transporter substrate-binding protein, whose product MATSKTLPLIPFLMLLLVLLFVPSNGVERVRVSGSTTVMPLAELCAEEFNFMCREYMVTVTAGGSGVGIIDAAEGRADIAMCSREIKPSEKALYERADRKFREVLVGYDAIVIVVSPQIYDSGVRSLTAAEVRMIYSGEMRNWKSVGGPDREIMVVGRKAGSGTRDTFNEIIMGSAAAETPGVSIEAMDSSEVKTAIIGSDRAIGYLGYSYVKTGGVMPIALNGVYPTMDNIRSGNYTLARKLYFYTFGEPTAGARAFIDFVLGPQGRRIAEMNGFIPP is encoded by the coding sequence ATGGCAACGTCTAAAACACTGCCTCTGATCCCCTTTCTGATGCTGTTACTCGTCCTGCTTTTCGTGCCGTCAAATGGAGTGGAGCGGGTTCGTGTCTCTGGATCCACCACCGTCATGCCCCTTGCAGAGCTCTGCGCTGAGGAGTTCAATTTCATGTGCAGGGAGTACATGGTGACGGTCACAGCCGGCGGATCCGGCGTGGGGATAATCGACGCTGCCGAGGGCAGAGCGGATATAGCCATGTGCTCCAGGGAGATAAAGCCCTCGGAAAAGGCGCTTTATGAGAGGGCTGATCGCAAATTCAGGGAGGTACTGGTCGGCTACGATGCGATAGTGATCGTTGTGAGCCCGCAGATATATGACAGCGGCGTGAGGAGCCTCACGGCGGCGGAGGTCAGAATGATATATTCCGGGGAGATGAGAAACTGGAAGTCCGTCGGAGGGCCTGATAGAGAGATCATGGTGGTGGGAAGGAAGGCGGGATCAGGCACCAGAGACACGTTCAATGAGATCATCATGGGATCCGCGGCAGCTGAGACCCCGGGCGTGAGCATCGAGGCCATGGACAGCTCAGAGGTCAAGACCGCGATAATCGGGAGCGACAGGGCCATAGGCTACTTGGGATACAGCTATGTGAAGACTGGAGGCGTGATGCCGATCGCGTTGAATGGGGTCTATCCGACGATGGATAACATAAGGAGCGGAAACTACACGCTCGCGAGGAAGCTGTACTTCTACACATTCGGCGAGCCGACCGCAGGAGCCAGAGCATTCATAGACTTCGTTCTGGGACCGCAGGGTCGCAGGATAGCGGAGATGAACGGGTTCATACCGCCATGA
- a CDS encoding ArsR family transcriptional regulator, giving the protein MKESYVMKFDSRDMQVVEILRSLGVPRKVSNMLAYLANVEEATSRDIERGSDLRQPEVSIALRTLRKHNWIEESVRRNDGTGRPVKVYRLRASIDEILKYYEEEKLKEANRAMERIQKLRALLGQSGSS; this is encoded by the coding sequence ATGAAGGAGTCCTATGTAATGAAGTTCGACTCTAGGGATATGCAGGTTGTCGAGATCCTTCGGAGCTTGGGGGTTCCAAGAAAGGTCTCGAACATGCTTGCTTACCTGGCAAACGTGGAGGAGGCCACGTCTCGAGACATCGAGAGGGGATCTGATCTGAGGCAGCCAGAGGTGAGCATAGCCCTGCGAACCCTGAGGAAACACAACTGGATAGAGGAGAGCGTGCGGAGGAACGACGGCACCGGCAGGCCGGTGAAGGTTTACAGGCTCAGAGCATCGATAGATGAAATACTGAAGTATTACGAGGAGGAGAAGCTAAAGGAGGCGAACAGGGCAATGGAGCGGATACAGAAGCTCAGAGCTCTGCTCGGCCAGAGCGGCTCCTCATGA
- a CDS encoding DUF1743 domain-containing protein — MLFDLDDPYVVAYRQIHAISSPSGDMVEILERSSCYGGSAWARYHYSKGPLVLSSRNLGEWFRYLVRTGEVDLDLISSRRSAGISSVFVKGDEVEITYTGLGGGGVGATFTRARAGDVLRSRTTEAGGGRVATGTIVVPRRERLVIGVDNTDSKTTGATWSLVHNISEKVDRYEARYISHSLVQLFPVPTKTQNCVSTAVEFACIPGREREMIEDFRRLLERYTVSDETGMVVCRSFDPSVLLEYARRCRLERVSYEDALKAAISAGLEIVMDGQGLIGAVAAVPYFADSDRSVVPEWLCEEH, encoded by the coding sequence GTGCTCTTCGATCTGGATGATCCCTACGTGGTGGCATACAGGCAGATCCATGCCATCTCCAGCCCGTCCGGGGATATGGTGGAGATACTCGAGAGGTCCAGCTGCTATGGCGGCTCCGCATGGGCCAGGTATCACTACAGCAAGGGCCCGCTGGTTTTGTCCTCGAGAAACCTTGGGGAGTGGTTCAGGTATCTCGTGAGAACGGGGGAGGTGGATCTGGATCTAATTTCCTCAAGAAGGTCTGCTGGCATCTCGTCTGTATTTGTGAAAGGCGATGAGGTCGAGATTACCTACACAGGCCTCGGGGGAGGTGGTGTCGGTGCGACGTTCACCAGGGCGAGGGCTGGAGATGTGTTGAGATCGAGAACCACAGAGGCAGGTGGGGGGAGGGTGGCGACGGGAACCATTGTTGTCCCGAGAAGGGAGCGCCTTGTGATCGGGGTTGACAACACTGACTCAAAGACCACTGGGGCGACATGGTCGCTTGTTCACAACATATCCGAGAAGGTCGACCGTTACGAGGCGAGGTACATCTCTCACTCGCTCGTGCAGCTCTTTCCTGTGCCCACGAAGACCCAGAACTGCGTCTCGACTGCGGTGGAGTTCGCATGCATCCCCGGACGGGAGAGGGAGATGATAGAGGATTTCAGGAGGCTTCTTGAGAGATACACAGTCTCCGATGAGACAGGAATGGTGGTATGCAGGAGCTTCGACCCCTCCGTGCTGCTTGAATATGCGAGGAGATGCAGGCTGGAGAGGGTGAGCTACGAGGATGCTCTGAAGGCTGCGATCAGCGCGGGACTGGAGATCGTGATGGACGGGCAGGGCCTCATCGGCGCGGTCGCTGCGGTGCCGTACTTTGCAGACTCTGATAGATCTGTTGTGCCGGAGTGGCTATGCGAGGAGCATTGA
- a CDS encoding thiamine pyrophosphate-dependent enzyme — MRGALKQIHQALMDAGVGYITYVPGYPVTDLAQSLGAEIAVNEKVAFECALGASATGIRSLVVVKQLGMNILADPLAISATHTTGAGIVILVGEDLGPRGSQIEMDSRFYGPLTELPVLDPSAPDLHRAVTEAFRTSEELSIPVILRVTSDVLEDASTESITGAGIPASLQQTPRCFDRSIWDLTAKGRHQRHLAKVLPALSEASESSARMKLRGDTGVIASGSVVPLAETVCEETGSSLLVTLYSHPLPMRTIERFMGMHRLILVAEGPGPFIESHLKGVRGRLTGHLPYGCIRANDLRTAISLIHISDLRGSIEMETAAGRPARRSICEGCPFLPLYSALSRIDAPIAGDAGCTILSLRMGAVDMVYGLGSSIGVASGFREKGIAIVGDYALAHTGIQGLINAIWHRKNVVVGVIWNRVAAMTGFQEVFDLEHVLRALVPDMRTVEMPAPDHEIERILRDELSSPGVSLVIFKGTCTRSDARSSAVEHGISEQVRPN; from the coding sequence ATGCGAGGAGCATTGAAGCAGATACATCAGGCCCTGATGGATGCGGGCGTGGGTTACATCACGTATGTGCCCGGCTACCCGGTAACAGATCTTGCCCAATCTCTAGGGGCTGAGATCGCCGTGAACGAGAAGGTCGCATTTGAGTGCGCCCTGGGAGCGTCCGCCACCGGCATCAGATCTCTGGTCGTCGTGAAGCAGCTCGGCATGAACATACTCGCAGACCCGCTCGCCATCTCTGCGACCCATACTACTGGCGCTGGTATTGTGATCCTGGTCGGAGAGGATCTCGGCCCGAGAGGCTCGCAGATCGAGATGGACAGCAGATTCTACGGCCCTCTGACAGAGCTGCCGGTCCTCGATCCCTCAGCTCCAGACCTCCACAGAGCCGTTACTGAGGCATTCCGGACATCAGAGGAGCTCTCAATACCGGTGATATTGAGGGTGACATCAGATGTGCTCGAGGATGCCAGCACCGAGTCGATCACCGGAGCTGGTATACCAGCATCTCTCCAGCAGACGCCCAGATGCTTCGATCGGTCAATCTGGGATCTGACAGCGAAGGGACGCCACCAGAGGCATCTCGCGAAGGTTCTCCCGGCTCTGAGCGAGGCCTCTGAGTCCTCAGCCCGCATGAAGCTCCGCGGAGATACAGGCGTGATAGCGTCTGGCTCTGTGGTTCCGCTGGCGGAGACTGTGTGCGAGGAGACCGGATCTTCGCTGCTTGTCACGCTATACTCCCATCCGCTCCCGATGAGAACCATCGAGAGGTTTATGGGCATGCACCGGCTCATCCTTGTGGCAGAGGGGCCGGGGCCGTTCATCGAGTCGCATCTGAAGGGTGTGCGCGGCCGGCTGACAGGCCATCTCCCGTACGGATGCATCAGAGCAAACGATCTCAGAACTGCGATCAGCCTGATCCATATCTCGGACCTGAGAGGAAGTATCGAGATGGAGACCGCTGCTGGCCGCCCAGCGAGAAGGTCAATCTGCGAGGGATGTCCATTTCTCCCCCTGTACAGCGCTCTCTCCAGGATTGATGCGCCGATCGCGGGTGATGCAGGGTGCACGATACTCTCCCTGAGGATGGGCGCTGTGGACATGGTCTACGGTCTCGGCTCATCGATCGGAGTCGCATCTGGCTTCAGGGAGAAGGGGATCGCGATCGTGGGGGACTACGCGCTGGCGCACACCGGCATCCAGGGATTGATCAATGCGATCTGGCACAGAAAGAATGTGGTTGTGGGCGTGATATGGAACCGCGTCGCTGCAATGACCGGATTCCAGGAGGTCTTCGATCTGGAGCATGTCTTAAGAGCGCTTGTGCCTGATATGCGGACTGTTGAGATGCCTGCACCGGATCACGAGATCGAGCGCATTCTCAGGGATGAGCTCAGCTCCCCCGGGGTCTCACTCGTGATATTCAAAGGCACCTGCACCAGATCTGATGCTAGGAGTTCTGCGGTTGAGCACGGCATCTCCGAACAGGTGCGTCCCAACTGA